One segment of Candidatus Peregrinibacteria bacterium DNA contains the following:
- a CDS encoding IS30 family transposase → KVSEEKIYAVQEKLNDRPRKSLRYRTPNEVISDLL, encoded by the coding sequence CCAAAGTATCAGAAGAAAAAATCTATGCAGTACAAGAAAAACTCAACGACAGACCAAGAAAATCACTTCGATATCGTACTCCAAATGAAGTCATTTCTGATCTCCTCTAG
- a CDS encoding radical SAM protein — MGKIDLVQLRHSYAYPKEEHPEGHIYLPVSLLAAAARILQAGGEVSSLQDENLRPAHITSSHIGINLLGAPYIPEAQEFQRRTSAETKENLRFLFGGQVISGLTEGQFCHLFGENSGNGNNDAILAEHLGIDQRALPPQEQTSLIPAYKLISDEDMRKYLSREFSLYISQGCNKQCSFCAALKKRPETYRSPEIIQQDVEYLIQRALQFGIKEFDIYMSNLDVFQNPRKLNDVAEVICELREKYSFLIRLRGLSSVDSFGEARKKSPETIEKIIRAGLHTVGFGVDGWGEDVWKHLRKFQNTPERCIGAIRSAREDFGLTPEVLMVFGHNKKDNAESLEAAYAITNEMVEKYYAIPRPHVSKIFVPGNDDWGDPYYENAVRQLLTFPKTFQSLDFTALPSALTHPDPVLRELTTQYYLKICSIAGNVTQFVHPLLPGMTDEQIKGIQRFNMGKYDI, encoded by the coding sequence ATGGGGAAAATTGATCTCGTACAACTTCGGCATTCTTATGCTTATCCCAAGGAAGAGCATCCAGAAGGACATATTTACCTCCCTGTTTCACTTCTTGCGGCTGCCGCCAGAATATTGCAAGCAGGAGGAGAGGTTTCTTCTTTGCAAGATGAGAATCTTCGACCTGCTCATATTACTTCGTCTCATATTGGTATAAATCTTTTGGGAGCGCCATATATCCCCGAGGCGCAAGAATTTCAAAGGAGAACTTCCGCAGAAACAAAAGAAAACCTTAGATTTCTTTTCGGGGGACAAGTAATATCTGGGCTTACAGAGGGTCAGTTTTGCCATCTTTTTGGTGAAAATTCAGGAAATGGAAATAATGATGCAATTCTTGCTGAGCATCTTGGAATTGACCAGAGAGCGCTTCCTCCCCAAGAACAAACTTCACTTATTCCTGCATATAAACTTATTTCAGATGAGGATATGCGAAAATATCTTTCTCGAGAATTCTCATTGTACATCTCTCAAGGATGCAATAAACAGTGTTCTTTTTGCGCAGCATTAAAGAAACGCCCAGAGACATATCGCTCACCAGAGATTATTCAGCAGGATGTGGAATATCTTATTCAACGCGCTCTTCAGTTCGGAATAAAAGAATTTGATATCTACATGTCAAATCTTGATGTTTTTCAAAATCCGAGAAAACTGAATGATGTTGCGGAGGTAATTTGTGAACTCAGAGAAAAATATAGTTTTCTCATTCGCCTGCGCGGTCTTTCGAGTGTTGATTCTTTTGGGGAAGCGCGAAAAAAATCTCCAGAAACAATAGAAAAAATTATTCGAGCAGGACTCCACACTGTAGGTTTTGGAGTAGATGGCTGGGGAGAAGATGTGTGGAAACACCTGAGGAAGTTTCAAAATACACCAGAAAGATGTATAGGAGCAATTCGCTCCGCACGGGAAGATTTTGGTCTTACTCCAGAAGTTCTTATGGTTTTTGGTCATAATAAAAAGGATAATGCCGAGTCTCTTGAGGCGGCGTATGCCATCACGAATGAAATGGTTGAGAAATACTACGCAATTCCCAGACCGCATGTTTCCAAAATTTTCGTTCCTGGAAATGATGATTGGGGTGATCCTTATTACGAAAATGCTGTTCGTCAACTTCTTACTTTTCCAAAAACATTTCAATCTCTGGATTTTACTGCCCTTCCTTCAGCACTTACTCATCCTGACCCAGTCTTAAGAGAACTTACTACGCAATATTATCTAAAAATTTGTTCTATTGCAGGAAATGTAACTCAGTTTGTACATCCCCTTCTTCCTGGGATGACAGATGAACAAATCAAGGGAATACAAAGATTCAATATGGGAAAATATGATATATAG
- a CDS encoding transposase: MKRNRSFFFRQNATYFLTTTITEFTKIFDIPDLAEILIRTINFYREKFCVKMHAFVIMPNHIHLLLTMGNIRTVSELMGRVKEYSAKEIVKWCQNNRRDDLLHIFQKSAKKYITRHEYQVWQRRFDDLIIDNDNTFNIKMDYIHGNPLQEHWKLAATPEEYPLSSAKFYFLGEETVIPISYMDE; the protein is encoded by the coding sequence GTGAAAAGAAATAGATCATTCTTCTTCCGGCAGAATGCAACATATTTTTTAACGACAACTATCACAGAATTCACAAAAATTTTTGATATTCCCGATCTTGCAGAAATTCTCATTCGTACTATCAATTTCTACCGGGAAAAATTTTGTGTAAAAATGCACGCTTTTGTCATCATGCCAAATCATATACACCTTCTCCTGACAATGGGGAACATCAGGACTGTTTCGGAGCTCATGGGAAGGGTAAAGGAGTACAGTGCAAAAGAAATTGTGAAATGGTGTCAAAATAATAGAAGAGACGATCTTCTCCATATTTTTCAAAAATCTGCGAAGAAATATATAACGAGGCATGAATATCAGGTGTGGCAGAGAAGGTTTGACGATCTTATTATTGATAACGATAATACCTTCAATATAAAGATGGACTACATTCATGGGAATCCACTTCAAGAGCACTGGAAACTTGCAGCGACTCCTGAAGAATATCCTCTCTCGAGTGCGAAGTTTTATTTTTTAGGAGAGGAAACAGTAATACCGATTTCGTATATGGACGAATGA
- the ruvA gene encoding Holliday junction branch migration protein RuvA, producing MIAFLSGTLYKKEPRAILIDVQGVGYRVFTTLSAMSHLHEKQPVFLFTHHHIREDDQTLYGFLKESDLKFFEKLISVSGIGPKSALEIMEVSPSLVHEAIVKGDVDFLKTLKGIGKKTAERMVLELRGNLPEIGIGQEESLPPEVVQALKDLGFERNQIQKTFLELKKPLPSPEEMVRWFLQKSAL from the coding sequence ATGATTGCCTTTCTCTCCGGAACTCTCTACAAAAAAGAACCCCGTGCGATTCTCATCGATGTCCAAGGCGTTGGATATCGGGTATTCACGACACTTTCTGCGATGTCACATCTGCATGAAAAACAACCAGTTTTTCTTTTTACTCACCATCATATTCGAGAAGATGATCAGACTTTGTATGGATTTTTGAAAGAAAGCGATTTGAAGTTTTTTGAAAAACTCATTTCTGTTTCTGGAATCGGACCAAAAAGTGCGCTCGAAATTATGGAAGTTTCTCCATCTCTTGTTCATGAGGCAATTGTAAAAGGAGATGTAGATTTCCTCAAAACCCTCAAGGGAATCGGGAAAAAGACAGCAGAGCGGATGGTGCTGGAACTCAGAGGAAATCTTCCTGAAATCGGCATTGGACAGGAGGAAAGTTTACCTCCCGAAGTCGTTCAAGCGCTTAAAGATTTGGGATTTGAGAGAAATCAGATTCAGAAAACATTTTTGGAACTGAAGAAGCCGCTTCCTTCACCCGAAGAAATGGTGCGTTGGTTTTTGCAAAAGAGTGCACTTTGA
- a CDS encoding prepilin-type N-terminal cleavage/methylation domain-containing protein: MNTFSFRKNTAGFTLIEILTVVIILGILTAAGLSRYAVPDRARIAEVESSTRDLVTLMRSARASAMAGEVHEFPSGTVKVPVGGFGFLFNPTEKRGYVFADMDGDKLYDVNNDGGYLDQSEIIPDYINISATDTDPLGTGLIFDTSPTAPVTDNFWILFAPNSAEVTFGNSDTSQDLGATKNISLKLNYKDMREYEIKINKISRFFEVSLTK; this comes from the coding sequence GTGAATACTTTCTCTTTTCGAAAAAATACTGCCGGCTTTACGCTTATTGAAATACTCACAGTTGTGATCATTCTTGGAATTCTCACCGCAGCAGGACTCAGTCGATATGCTGTACCTGATAGAGCCAGAATAGCAGAAGTAGAAAGCTCCACCAGAGATCTCGTGACACTCATGAGATCTGCAAGAGCCTCTGCTATGGCAGGAGAGGTACACGAATTCCCAAGTGGCACAGTAAAGGTTCCGGTTGGTGGTTTTGGATTTTTGTTTAATCCGACTGAGAAACGTGGATACGTCTTCGCGGATATGGATGGTGATAAGCTTTATGATGTGAATAATGATGGAGGCTATCTCGATCAAAGTGAAATTATTCCAGATTATATCAATATAAGTGCAACAGATACTGATCCATTAGGAACAGGCCTTATTTTTGATACTTCTCCGACAGCTCCAGTCACGGATAATTTTTGGATACTCTTTGCACCGAATTCCGCTGAGGTGACTTTTGGGAACTCAGACACTTCTCAAGATCTTGGTGCCACTAAAAATATTTCTCTAAAACTCAACTATAAAGACATGCGAGAATATGAAATAAAAATAAACAAAATTTCTCGATTTTTTGAAGTTTCACTTACGAAATGA
- a CDS encoding prepilin-type N-terminal cleavage/methylation domain-containing protein yields MKKLSGFTLIELLIAIVIVVIAVGTISATSVNLFRGSKREIASNTLFEETRVLLDRISREIRMNTVDYDEYFNHKHNMIIGESLPVANENQYGLYYREYFKRFFYISPVAGGSCAPVYDFNDPQRYTMNKEDPCYPQDSNEGYFSTIGENTVANDDWDAVALGRDAENNIQFGQDELYLMSSDGKQKTVIKKIDTTRVGLLVLDLSDRCNNNDFSNNFPNNCSPQPQADAVDDSHYDSWWSNPDFLSGFIPISPLDIEITGLKFFISPADDPRKEYNTDDPAERVHPNVTILLSSKVSPSVAKQFEGEGDEPSITLETTISSRIYNDVLIPFEKE; encoded by the coding sequence ATGAAAAAATTATCGGGGTTTACGCTTATTGAACTTCTTATAGCAATAGTTATCGTCGTTATTGCTGTGGGAACAATTAGCGCCACAAGTGTGAATCTTTTTCGCGGATCAAAAAGAGAAATCGCGAGTAATACATTATTTGAGGAAACGCGTGTGCTTCTTGATAGGATTTCGAGGGAAATTCGTATGAATACCGTGGATTATGATGAGTATTTTAATCATAAGCACAATATGATCATTGGCGAATCTCTTCCTGTGGCAAATGAAAATCAATACGGCTTATATTATCGCGAGTATTTTAAACGATTTTTCTACATAAGCCCCGTAGCGGGTGGTAGCTGTGCTCCTGTGTATGATTTTAATGATCCTCAACGCTACACTATGAACAAAGAAGATCCATGTTATCCGCAAGATAGTAATGAAGGATATTTTTCCACCATAGGCGAGAATACTGTTGCAAATGATGACTGGGACGCTGTAGCTCTTGGACGAGATGCGGAAAACAACATTCAATTTGGACAAGATGAACTGTATCTTATGTCATCTGATGGAAAACAGAAGACCGTCATTAAAAAAATCGACACTACAAGAGTCGGATTGCTTGTTCTTGATCTCAGCGATCGTTGTAATAATAATGACTTTTCTAATAATTTTCCTAACAATTGTTCGCCGCAACCACAAGCTGACGCTGTCGATGATTCACATTACGACAGTTGGTGGTCAAATCCTGACTTTTTAAGTGGCTTTATTCCGATCTCTCCTCTCGATATTGAAATCACTGGTCTTAAGTTTTTCATAAGTCCAGCAGATGATCCGCGAAAAGAATACAATACTGATGATCCTGCGGAGAGAGTGCATCCAAATGTTACGATTCTCCTCTCTTCAAAAGTTTCACCGTCTGTTGCAAAACAATTTGAGGGTGAAGGCGATGAACCTTCGATTACGCTTGAAACTACAATTTCTTCAAGAATTTATAATGATGTCCTCATTCCTTTTGAAAAGGAATAA
- a CDS encoding (2Fe-2S) ferredoxin domain-containing protein, with protein sequence MENEQNPFPHMLKKKKIRVCRSQKSCERNRAKYIWERICNELEIDPNSEKISMGNLSVEPSGCQGNCKYSPNIQVVDEETGEVSQFVDVNPIEAAKILKKLLSGISEKGISRKGKDESQSS encoded by the coding sequence ATGGAAAATGAGCAAAATCCGTTTCCGCACATGCTGAAGAAGAAAAAAATTCGCGTGTGTCGATCGCAAAAAAGTTGCGAAAGAAATAGAGCAAAATATATCTGGGAACGAATTTGTAATGAACTCGAGATAGATCCGAATTCTGAAAAAATATCGATGGGAAACCTGAGCGTGGAACCCAGCGGATGTCAGGGGAACTGTAAATATTCGCCCAACATTCAAGTAGTGGATGAAGAAACTGGCGAAGTAAGCCAATTTGTAGACGTAAATCCGATAGAAGCTGCAAAAATTCTCAAAAAACTCCTTTCCGGAATATCGGAGAAGGGAATTTCACGAAAAGGAAAAGATGAATCTCAAAGTTCATAA
- a CDS encoding HAD-IC family P-type ATPase: MSSALISLRGLSSLEAEKLQKEYGLNVLPHKKSDTWWKKILRQFSDLMVIILMISALVAFVLGERIDGSIIAAIVILNACIGIFQEWKSEKTLEALQKIVSPEAIVFRDGREQKVHAKFLVPGDIVMLREGDKIPADGKILEDSEIKVEESALTGESYPIEKGEGNEVFLGTAVVYGSGKMQVLKTGGATQFGNIAHLTLSTQSEKSPLEKELGHIGIFVGKIAIVLILVVFGLDFIFKKSNFLESLLFSISVAVAAVPEGLPATITIALALGVQRLAKKKAVVKQLSSVETLGATTVICSDKTGTLTKNEMTVREGFLSSSTPVVFQGEGWHLDGNIVFERGNPVKCISHLQEILEIAQNCNDAKIEISKSDGKVELFGDPTEGALLVTAEKFLKNFPEKKILPLPILKKFPFDAERKMMSSVHRQNESEKTIFVKGAAEMVLEVCTSYWSGEKEERLTPQKRTEFLQAVSFLSVKALRVLAFAKKSFEGKDIPLQAKDAENGLVFYGLLGMIDPPRKEVHAAVRAAHMAGIRTIIITGDNAETAVAVAREIGILSEKDAIILTSSDLQKLSDAELSAKLFEKIPKKNIPREILFARSTPADKMRIVSLLQEKGEIVAVTGDGVNDAPALKKANIGVAMGITGTEVSKETANMVLLDDSFATIVSAIREGRTIFENLKKFIWFLFASNISELIIVMTSLILSIPNPLTAVLILMVNLGTDALPAIALSFEKTEEGIMHVPPRNSNARILQKYFVLHLFWIGLVLSASAFLVLFWILFTNEWTWGAEVSPHLSEKIRSMVFSTIVIGQLFTAFSARHILHSAFQKPFENKFLLIALFISLLMVAAMLYIPPLHPFFKTTSLTLEEGILVLFASSLVLWVEEIRKKFMSREHPEF; encoded by the coding sequence ATGAGCAGTGCTCTAATTTCCTTGAGAGGTCTTTCATCTTTGGAAGCGGAAAAACTTCAGAAGGAGTATGGGCTTAATGTTCTTCCTCATAAAAAATCAGACACTTGGTGGAAAAAAATTCTCCGGCAATTCAGTGATCTTATGGTGATTATTCTTATGATTTCTGCGTTGGTAGCTTTCGTTTTAGGAGAAAGAATTGATGGAAGTATTATTGCTGCTATCGTTATTTTAAATGCTTGTATTGGGATTTTTCAAGAGTGGAAAAGTGAAAAAACACTTGAAGCACTTCAAAAAATCGTATCCCCCGAAGCAATTGTATTTCGCGATGGAAGAGAACAAAAAGTTCATGCCAAATTTCTTGTTCCGGGCGACATTGTGATGCTCCGTGAGGGCGATAAAATTCCAGCAGATGGAAAAATTCTTGAAGATTCAGAAATTAAAGTGGAAGAATCCGCTCTCACGGGGGAATCGTACCCCATTGAAAAAGGTGAAGGAAATGAGGTTTTTCTCGGAACTGCTGTCGTATATGGATCCGGAAAAATGCAGGTCCTGAAAACGGGAGGCGCGACTCAATTCGGAAATATTGCTCATCTTACACTTTCAACTCAAAGTGAAAAAAGCCCACTTGAGAAGGAATTAGGGCACATTGGAATATTTGTTGGAAAAATTGCGATAGTTTTGATTCTTGTTGTATTTGGTCTTGATTTTATTTTTAAGAAATCCAATTTTTTGGAATCACTCTTGTTTTCTATAAGTGTTGCTGTCGCGGCTGTTCCCGAAGGACTTCCCGCAACCATTACAATAGCGCTTGCTCTTGGAGTTCAAAGACTTGCGAAAAAGAAAGCCGTTGTAAAGCAACTTTCTTCGGTGGAAACACTCGGAGCAACTACTGTTATTTGTTCGGATAAAACAGGAACGCTCACCAAAAACGAAATGACCGTACGAGAAGGATTTCTTTCGAGTAGCACTCCCGTTGTTTTTCAGGGAGAAGGGTGGCATCTCGACGGAAATATCGTGTTTGAAAGGGGAAATCCAGTGAAGTGTATTTCCCATCTCCAAGAAATTTTAGAAATTGCACAGAACTGTAATGACGCAAAAATAGAAATATCGAAATCAGATGGCAAGGTAGAACTTTTTGGTGATCCAACGGAAGGGGCTCTTCTTGTTACTGCTGAAAAATTTCTGAAAAATTTTCCCGAAAAGAAAATTCTTCCACTTCCTATTTTAAAAAAATTCCCATTTGATGCAGAGAGAAAAATGATGAGCAGTGTCCATCGTCAAAATGAATCTGAGAAAACAATTTTTGTGAAGGGCGCCGCCGAGATGGTGCTTGAAGTCTGTACTTCATATTGGAGTGGAGAAAAAGAGGAACGTCTCACTCCTCAAAAACGAACAGAATTTCTACAGGCAGTTTCTTTTTTGAGCGTAAAAGCGCTTCGCGTTCTGGCTTTTGCTAAAAAATCATTCGAAGGAAAAGATATTCCTCTCCAAGCAAAAGATGCAGAAAATGGACTCGTGTTCTATGGACTTCTGGGGATGATTGATCCTCCTCGAAAAGAGGTGCATGCGGCAGTAAGAGCCGCTCATATGGCGGGAATTCGAACCATTATTATTACCGGAGATAACGCCGAAACTGCCGTAGCTGTTGCTCGTGAAATAGGAATTCTTTCTGAGAAAGATGCCATAATTTTGACGAGTTCTGATCTCCAAAAATTATCAGACGCAGAACTTTCTGCAAAATTATTTGAAAAAATTCCCAAGAAAAATATTCCCCGTGAGATTCTCTTTGCACGAAGTACTCCGGCCGATAAAATGCGCATTGTTTCTCTGCTCCAGGAGAAGGGAGAAATTGTCGCGGTGACGGGAGATGGCGTGAATGACGCGCCGGCGTTAAAGAAGGCGAATATTGGTGTTGCAATGGGAATTACGGGGACTGAAGTTTCAAAAGAAACGGCGAACATGGTGCTTCTCGATGATTCTTTTGCAACGATCGTGTCGGCGATTCGTGAAGGGCGAACTATTTTTGAGAATCTCAAAAAATTCATCTGGTTTTTGTTTGCGAGTAACATCAGCGAACTCATTATTGTCATGACTTCTCTTATTCTCTCCATTCCAAATCCTCTCACGGCAGTGCTCATTCTTATGGTGAATCTCGGAACAGATGCACTTCCGGCGATTGCACTGAGCTTTGAAAAAACGGAAGAAGGAATTATGCATGTTCCTCCACGAAATTCAAATGCACGTATTCTCCAAAAATATTTTGTGCTCCATTTATTTTGGATTGGACTTGTTCTTTCCGCATCTGCTTTCCTTGTGCTTTTCTGGATTCTTTTTACAAATGAATGGACATGGGGAGCGGAAGTTTCGCCTCACCTTTCTGAAAAAATTCGAAGTATGGTGTTCTCAACAATCGTCATCGGACAGCTCTTTACTGCCTTTTCTGCACGACATATTCTCCACTCAGCTTTCCAAAAACCATTTGAAAATAAGTTCCTTCTTATCGCACTTTTCATATCACTCCTCATGGTTGCAGCAATGCTCTATATCCCGCCTCTTCATCCTTTCTTTAAAACAACATCTCTCACTCTCGAGGAGGGAATTCTCGTTCTTTTCGCGTCATCCCTTGTGCTTTGGGTCGAAGAAATCCGGAAAAAATTTATGTCGAGAGAGCATCCTGAATTTTAA
- a CDS encoding 2Fe-2S iron-sulfur cluster binding domain-containing protein, with protein sequence MIICTVKSSSGEIMGTFHPKGKKNLLDEAADEGIEMPFSCHAGACMSCATRVIQGMELLDLQKDGTKYVDTDADVALTCIAGVKESFVMDDEEHILEVEVLM encoded by the coding sequence ATGATTATCTGCACTGTAAAATCTTCTTCTGGCGAAATAATGGGAACATTTCACCCAAAAGGAAAAAAGAATCTTCTCGATGAAGCCGCGGATGAAGGTATTGAGATGCCATTTTCTTGCCATGCGGGAGCATGTATGAGCTGCGCTACGCGCGTAATTCAGGGCATGGAGCTTCTTGATCTTCAAAAAGATGGAACCAAATATGTCGATACTGATGCTGATGTTGCTCTCACGTGCATTGCCGGAGTGAAAGAATCATTTGTGATGGATGACGAAGAACATATTCTGGAAGTCGAAGTACTTATGTAA